Genomic window (Prosthecobacter fusiformis):
GCAAGCGGTTTGCTCACCTCCGAGATTTATCCAGATGGTTCGTGGACGTCCTTTGTTCGAGACGGGAATGGAGAGGTGACTTCCACCTATCGTCCATGGCTTGATGGTCCGGCCAATCCTGCCGCAGCGGCAGCTGGCAATTCAGCACGGACCTCATACAGCATCTCCACGCAAACAGATACTATGGGTTATACCATTTCAGTAACCAAGACGACGATTCAATCCGTTTTGGGAACTCAGGTTTCAAAATCTGTTGAGATCGAAAGCAGGGGGGTGGATCCCTTGGGAAGCGGAAGCGTCTTTATTGTGGAAAGTCAGAGTTTTCACGGCACATCCTCAACCCCAAGCGAGGAAAGCACCTCAGTCCATGAGGCGGTTTGGGACTATGATTTGCAGGAACACGTCCGAGGTCGGCTCCTGCATACCATTTCCCCGACAGGCATTGTGACGACGTACACCGAGGGGGAAAATGGTCTCACCTCACGGCAGACTGGCACGTTGGCCAGTCCCGAAGGCGTCAATGGGAAGTCGATTCTAGAAGAGACGATCACGGGAGAGTTCGGTGTTACCAACCAGACTACGAAGATCTATTCTGGTAGCAGCTATCAAACCATTTCAGTCAGGGAGACGGCATACACAGCACCAACAGGCTATCCCATCACGGAGACATTCGACGGGCATACCATCCGCACTCTTAGCCGACCTGACGAAACGACCACAATCGAAGTCGATGCTGAAGGAATCACGACGACCCGGGTTGAAGATGGCAATGGCAATCTCATTGAGGTTAGCCGAAATGGCGTGACCACAAACTACACCTGGAGCAGCACGTTGGCAGGACTCCCGAAGCAGACCACCTCCAAGACCGCAGGCCTCCTTACAATCACTTCGTATCAAGTGACCGATCTTGCAGGCAGGCTGCTGGAGAGCTGTGATGAGAATGGCGTGGTGACTACTTACGCGTATTCGTCAGGCGGCAGGGTGATCACTGAATACAGTCCCGGGACGGGTGGGGAAAGGCGTGAGCGAACAACGACGACGTATCTTGACGGCCAGCTAAAGAGCATCACCGGTTCAGCAGTGGTTGATCAGTTCCATAACTATGAGGTCGTCAGCGGTACAGACCCAATTCTGTCGAAGACCATCTTGGAAACAGCTTATTTTGGCGACGGCTACACACTTCAGACCGGAAACCGATCACCGCGCTGGCAGAAAACTTACACCGATGGGCTGGGGCGCAAACTTCTCGAAGAACGCCCCGGTCCCGCCAGTTCGACATTGGCGGCCGCTTACCACTACAATGAGGCCGGGCAACTCATTAAAATGACCCAAACTGCCATGGCGGACATGCTCTACAGCTACGATCCCGATACGGGAGAGCAGATCATGAGTGGCTATGATCTGGATGGCTCGGGGGTTTTGGAGCTAGCTTCCAACGAACCGGTCAGCAAGACCACCCGCTATTACGAACAGGCGGCGGGCGAGTGGTGGGAAATCACCGAGCAATCCAGGCTTACCAACGACGCCAGCGCCACGGAAGGTGCATTGACAAAGCGGCGGCGAAAATTTGGTGTGGGTTTGAATTCTGTGGTGGAAACCACACTGCCGGACGGCACGGTGCTGACGGAAACAACGGCCATTAACTCTCTGAATCACACGCGGACGGTGACTGCCACATCCAACCGCAGCAGCCTCTCTGGAGTTCAGACATGGATCAATGGACTGCTCACCTCTTCAAGCAGATTGGGCAGCATCGGTTCCGTAACTTATGGTTATGATGATCTTGAGCGTCAGACCAGTGTCACCCCCACCGGACAGACTGCCACCACCACTCAGTTTGTGACAGGTACGCACCTGCCGGAAATCGTGAGCGGCCCCGGCGGCAGCTTTGTCTATTCATATTATGGCACGAGCTCGCCCTGGGTTGGTCAGGTCCAGACTGTCACGGACGGCGAACTCGCCGTCACCAACATCGCCTACACGGATCGCGGGGATACGGCGGCTGTCTGGGGCACCGCGACTCATCCGGTCCGTTATGAATACAACGCCTTTGGTGAAAAGTGGAAGATGCACACTTTCCGTACCGACCCGGCCAATGACACACCCATCACCGCCGGAGATGTCACAGAATGGGTGTACGAGGCCGCCTCCGGACTGCTAGAAGAGAAGCGGGATGCCGCAAATGCCTCCGTCATCTATACACATGACTTTGGCGTGACCGGCCGTGTTGTGCAGCGCGCCTGGGCAAGGGGTGGAATTACCACCAGCAGCTACGACCTGGCGGGCCGGTTGACCTCTGTAAATTACAACGATGGGGTTACACCCAATGTCAGCTACCAGTATCTGCGAGATGGCACCTTGAACCAGATGACGGACGCGGCCGGCATCCACAGCTACGCTTACGAAGGGCCGGCACGCCAGGAAGTCACCGAAACGATTTCGGGCAGCGGCCTGCTCAGCGGTTACGTGATGGAGAGCGCCTCTGGACATGCAGGCACGAACGGATATGTTGAGGCCCGCCGGGGAGCCCAGGTTATTTATCATTCCACCCGTATGCATGCTGCTGACACAGGCCTCCTCCAGAGCACCACAGGTGTCGGCGGTGCCTGGACTTACAGCTACGATTCAGGCAGTGGAACCATCAGCGAAATCGGTTTTACCATGACGGGGGGCACTCCGCATGTGGCGGTGCATGAACGTGACACCTTCGGCAGGGTCGCCACTATCCGCTATCAGCACGGCGATGCCACGGACGCCTGGAGTTCGCATGGCATTCTTGGCTGGTCCTACAGCTATCACGCGAACTCGCCGCAGCGTCGTGAGAAAACATTGCCTTATCGCCTGGCAGGCGGCTCCCCTCTCCCGGCCAGTCCGCCCAGTTGGAGCCATGCCTACAACTCACGGGGCGAAGTCGCCAGCGCCTCCCGTGGCGATGCCGAAGGAGATCCCATCAGCGGACAGGCCTGGGGCTATGCTTATGACGCCATTGGCAACCGGTTGACGAGCACTCAATCCGGTCACTCCACAGGTTATTCGGCCAATGAACGCAACCAGTACAGCAGCATCGCCTACCCTGACAGCGTCGAGATCAGCGGCCTGACAACGCAGGGTGTCACACGTGTGGCGGTCAATGGCCAGCCCGCTACCGGCCGACCGCCTGAGAATGGCGAGCCGGATGGGTTTTCCCAATGGCTCAGTGTGCCCAATGCCCAGCAGCCGAAGTGGCTCACCGTGAAGGTGGAGGCGAGCCGCCCGGGCGAGCCACCTGAAAATGCGCCCTTGGAAATGCTGCGCCAGGGGAAACTCTGGGTGCCCTCGTCTCAGACAAGTCCTGCTTATGATGCGGATGGAAACCTGCTCTTCGACGGGCGCTGGCGCTACACCTGGGATCTGGAGAACCGCCTAGTCGCTGTCGAGACAGATCAGGCCGTGGCATTGCTGCCCAATGCCCCGGCGCGGATGCGCCTGGAGTTTGCCTATGACGGCAATGGCCGCCGGGTGAGCAAGGTGGTGAAGCGCTGGCAAACCGGCGCAGAACAGTGGCTGACGGTGGGTTGGTGGAAGTTTCTCCATGAGGGATGGAACTTGGTGGCAGAACTGGATGCTCTGCGCGGAGAAGCCGTGGAGCGTGCCTATATCTGGGGCAAAGATCTTAGTGGCACGATGAGTGGCGCTGGAGGTGTAGGGGGGCTGCTCGGTTTGTATGACGGTCGCACAGGCAAAGTGTACAGCGTATGCATTGAGGTCAATGGCAACGTCATGGGATTGATCGACAGTACCACCGGAGATCTTGCCGCCCGCTATGATTACAACGCCTTCGGCAAAAAAATCACCGCCGTCGGCCCCGCCGCAGCCGTCTGCCCCATGGGTTTCAGCACAAAGTATAAGGATGTTGAAACGGGACTTGTGTACTACGGCTACAGGTATTACGCGCCTGAGATGGGCAGGTGGATCAGCAGGGATCCGATTGAGGAGAACGGCGGCATCAACCTGTATGGGATGTGTGGGAATGATCCGGTGAATGGGGTGGATGTGCTGGGGTTGAACATGTGGCAGTTGAATGTTGTTGGTTCAAACCCTGCTCGTGACCGTACTACGGGTAGTTCAGGTGCGCCTGTAAGCGGTCAACATGTTGCAGCTATGGCGGCAGCGACTGAGTTTTTCCCAATGTGGAGTGCTCAGGATGGCTCCGAGATTAACGCACCAAAGTATCTATTGGATGGAGATCCAAGTCAGGATGAAGCTTGGGTTCTGCTTGTCGCAAAAACTAGCCGTGGACGTTACAGGCACGGGCCTGGTTTTCCCCCTCCGAATGGCCTCAGATTTGGCGAGAGCCGAAACCCTTGGAGCGATCGAAATTCAGACCAGAATTGGCCCGCCTATCTTCGTAACAATGTTAAAATAAAGATGAAAGATGGTGGCGAGATTGTTGTCGAACAAAATCCTGGTGAGGTCTGGAATGTTCCGAGCGAAGGAGCTGCAAATGGCTTAGGTTCCGCTCTCGCCGCGCAGATTACATATACTCAAAAGCGAATCGAAGGTGGATGGGAGTTGGAACTCACATACTCTGTTTCAGGCGGGTGGAGCAGTGAAGGAGTTGTCAACCACAACGGTTCTGGATTCTTCCCACCATCAGAAAGTGGGTCGCCTGGATTGGAACAGTTTATAGTTGGGGGCGGACGGGTGAATGACGACATGAGACATCATCCGCGTTCAAGGCCGCGGGACCCTCAAACCGGGCAAGGCGCCCCTATCCGGGTTAAGTTAAAAATTCGGTCCTACTGTGGGCCGAAGAAACCAGCCAACTAGTTCTTGCATGAAAAGCCGGATTATTGTCTATTTTTTTGTCGGGGCGTTCCTTGTATGCTGCGGTTGGTTTGCCGCCCGATGGTCCGCTATATCTGTACTAGACGCAGAAACTGCTGCGGGCCTCAATGTGAAATGGAGGACAGTACTTAACACAAGGTTTCTGCCAGGGGCAAGTCCACTCGACATGCACTTGAATTACGATATTGTTTCTGCTTCGAAACTCGCAAATGCTGTCAAGCATTTTGGTGATGTTGAATCGCTCAGTATCAACCACGGCGACGAGCGTACAATTATTTTTTTGGCCGAGATTGGACGGCTGAACAGTCTCACCAAATTGTTGATTTTTGATGCGCCGGTTAATGACAAGATTTTGCAAGGGTTTACGTTTCCTAAACTACAAAAACTGTCCCTTGTTAATTGTGATATTACAGGAGTTCATTGGCCCCTTTTGCCTGAACTTCAAGAGGTTGATCTTGGGGGCTGCCCAATCAGTGACGAGGGCTTTAAGGCAATCTTGAAAAGCCCTAAAATAAACTATTTGATTTTTGAAAACGCCTCAATCACACCAAATGGGCTGCTAATGTCAGGTGCTGCTCTACACCCTAACCTTATTCGCTTGCAGTTTTCAAATTGTGCTTGGCCTCGTGTCTCTATTGAAGAAGCCGAGGCTCGAATTCGTAAACTTAACAGTCGGCTCCAACTATCGTGGTAATTTTTAAACAGTAATAACCCATGGTAGGCACCGCGCTACAGTGCCTACTTCGCAAAAAGTATACCCCCGAAGCAAGGTTCCTCCTGCGTCGGGCTTCGTTAACTCAGCGCAGAGGTCCGAAGGACATGTCGCTTTACCATCCGAACTCGTCGATGCACGGTCTCCTACCATTCAGGGCATTCTCTCTGATGAAGGGAGCTTTGGAACGTGGGCATAGTGGTTCAGCAAGCCATCTGTGCCAGACGATAAGCCCTAATCGCATCAGCTGGGCCGCCCGCCTGGAAGCGGTAAACTTCCAAGGTGGCTTGAGCGATAATGAGGCTGCAGGTGCTGCTGCCGAGCGTGGTCGACTCGTAGGCATAGCCGGGGCCAGCGGGCGGCTTTGTCAGAAAGATGATCGGTAGGTTTTAGCGAGACAGCGCCACCTGCAAATAAGATATTTTAACTACCTTTGATATACCCTGCTCTTTTCAACCACTCAGTGAGCGCTTCGTTCACAATGTCCTGAACCGCCGCTCTTGATCTCCGCTCGATCTTCCGGTCGGTCGAAGCTCTTAAAAGTGCGGCATTAATATGACGCCCCACACGAGTATTTAGTCCCACCATCTCAGTGTGAACTGAGATAGCAGTCTCTTCATCAAGCACTGGAGATGTCGATTTGACCTTGAGCGACGCAGCTAGATTTCCAGCAGGAATTGCTGCCTGGTTGCGACTTCCAGATTTTGGCATAGAAGCTTCCGAAGGGTTGTTAAGAAATGGTGCGGCACCCTCGTTGAGAAATGCCGTTTCCTCTGGGGTCAAGCCGTCTCCAAGTGTTCTGCGTTTAACCACGGGTCATCTCCTTCATGAGTTGCTGCATTTCGTGAGAAGCCACGAGGGCTGATGCTCCCATTTGCCAGACCACTTTCGCCTGCCCGGCTGCATCAACAAAGCTTTGGCGCTGTGAAAGCCCGGCCAACAAAGGAACACCGAGTTTTTGTGCAGCGCCGAGCATCTCACGACTCAGCCGACCGCGTTTTTGCAGTTTGTTTGGAATGATCGTTCCAACAGGCGGACCCTTCCGGGATTTTTGAGCTTCACGCAGCAAGAGCACTGCTTTTGAAGCTGCGCGGAGATCGAGAATGGATGGTCCACATGGAAGAAAAACACGGTCCGACCGCAACATGATCGCCCTTGTGGTTGTGGAAAGCCCTGCGGGTCCATCTATGACGATGTCATTAGCGTCAGTCGCCAGTTGCGCGACTCGACGAATTATCTCCTCCGGCTCGGACAGTTTTTCGAGCTGAATGTCCAGATCGAGTTCACTGATCCACTGCGAGGCGGAAGATTGAGGATCAGCATCAATGAAAATGACTGTCCGTTTCTTTTTGACGAGCCAAGCTGCCAGGTGGACGGCAATCGTTGTTTTGCCAACGCCGCCTTTAGAATTTGTTAAACCGTAAATCATACGGCCATCATAATGGAATGCGGTTCACCTCGGAAGCTTCCTGAGCTTTGGCTTCTTTCTGAAGCTTCATATTTTGCGGTCGGTTGCAATGTTGCAACACCGCAATCACGTTTGCGAGCTTGCGAGTTTTCTCGCAAAGGTTGTAGTTAGAGTATTGGAGGTTGAGTTGCCCTCCCCCTTGGCGTTGGCAGGCGAGCCTATCTTATGGCTTGCCGCCTGCCAGCGGCGTTTAAGTGTTTAAGAATTAGTTTAAAAAGGTTTCAGGTTACGCTAAAGCCCAATGGCTCAAGGTTTGAGGGTGATTTGAGTCGCTGGCACCCCGATAAAGGGTCGTTGGTCCCCCGATGGTAAGGTCGCTGGCACCCCGACTTGTGGTTGCTGGTCCCCCGATACGGTCGTCAGTCCCCCGATATCAAAGGTCGCTGGTCCCCCGATAGCAGAAGGATAGATCCTGAATGGGCGAAAAGTCGCTGGCACCCCGACAGCGTGATGTTTTCTCACTAACACGGGCGTTTGAGGCCCAAGATGATAGATTTTTGGCACCTAACGGCCAAAAGGATACATCCAGAACACCCGAAAAGTCGCTGGCACCCCGATAAGTCTATTGTGAAATCTTCACAGAGTCGTTAGCCCCCCGATATCAAAGTCGCTGGCACCCCGATAACATAAATGACACACTCAAAACACCCAAAAAGGTCGTTAGCCCCACGATATTGTTTTTCTAAATGAAGTATGCTATGCCCATGTAATGGGCAGGAAAATCGAGGGTGGAATCAAGGAACATCAAGACCTTACACGGTTTACAGTTTCCGCTGCCGATGTCGCTGCAAAAGACCAGATAGACTTGATGTCGCGTAATTGGTTTAGTTTAGTTCCAGGCAGGACGGAGCCTATTGATCACAAATATGTCGATCAGAAGACTGGAATGACTGAGTCAGTTCGGATTACAGGAAGCAAAGAGCATGGAGGCATCGCCACGATTCATGACCAAGACTTGCTGCTATTTGCCATTTCTCAATGGGTAGATGCTCAACGCCTTGGCTTGGCAACATCCCGAAGGATTCACTTCACGCCGTATCAGTTCTTCGCTTGGTTGAAAATAGCACCCCACGGGACGGCCTATGACAGGCTCAAGGACGCGCTTAACCGTTTGAAAACGACCAATATTCAGACCACGGTTCGCGCCGAAATTGGCAAACGGACACGAAACCGAATTAAACAGTTTTCGTGGATCACAGAATGGGAGATCACTGAGGAGCAAGGAGAAGTGCGCGGCATCGAAGTGGTGCTCGCGGAATGGTTATTTGAAAGCATCCAAAACTTCCATGTCCTCACTCTGGATAAACGCTATTTTGAAATTCCGGGGGGAGTCGAACGCTGGTTGTACCTGTATGCCCGTAAAGCCACAGGAGGTGGTGCCGGCATTTGGAAAGAGACATTCAAAAGTCTTTATCTCAAATCGGCTTCCCAGCAGGAATACAAACATTATGCCAGCACGCTGAGGAAGCTGATCAAAAAGAATGAGCTTCCTGGGGTTCGCCTCGAAAAGGTCAGCTCCGTTCAGGGCAAAGATATGCTCTTGATGGAGAGGACGGATAAAAGGCCTCTGGCGGAAAAATTGCCCGCCGCTGATCGGGAAGTGCAAATGGCTTTGATTGAGAAAACGCCACTTGAAGAAGCGTGGGAGAACGTGTTGGAAATCCTCAACAAACATCTTGGGGATGCGACGGTGAATGCCTGGATCAGGATCTTGAATCTGGTCGGCTATGAGGATGGCACCCTCACCTATCGCGCATCGACACAGTTCATTGTCGATACCGTGGAAATCCAATACAAGCCGAGGCTCATGCAGGCGTGGGAGAGCTTGGGTTACGATCTGAAAGCCATCCGCTTTGAGGTGAAGTCGTCGAAGAAAGGTTCTGCCTCAACCGTGGGTTCGGCGAAAAAATGAAATTGCTTCATTGAGGTGTGCGGCGAGCCCTTCATCAGAATCCAGACCCTCATCCTGATCAGAATGAGCATTTTTGATCAGCCTCTCGTAATTCCGCTCCGCTTCATCCAAACGATAGGGAGGCATGAGCCTCAAAACTTGGGCATGTTGCCGTTCTGTGATTTCGTGAGCTGCTGAACGGGTGCTGGCTCTGGCGCGTCGGATTTTAGCTTTCCCGATGGGTTTGGGGGCATCCACTGGGGTGGTGGCGGGTTCATCCTCGAAAATGTCTTCAGCATCGTCTCTGGAGTCTTTATGCCTCTTTTTCTGGCGAACCTGGAACCAGTAGTTGAGCAACTCTTTGACAGAAAGACAGGGAGCGGTGAAAACCAGCCAATAAGAGAGATGGCGTTCTTTAACGACAACACCTAGAAAAAGGCCGGCCAGAAAGACGGAAATTGGCTCAACCCAGATATGCCATTTCATCTCGAAACTTGGTGTGCAGGGTCTGCCTAGCAGTCGCAACACGCGCAGCGTATGCGGGGTGCCCGAGTCGTTATCATGGGCACCTCCCCGGAACAGCTCACCGAAGAAGGCGCTGAGTATATGGGTGAGATAAAGGAGGATGGTCGCCGCGCCATAGAGGCATAGCAGGCGATATTCCTGCCAAATGTCCTTTTCATTCCAGGCGTAAATGAAAAACAGCACGAAGGCCCAAGAGAAGGCAAAAAATACGCTTTTAGGACGGAGGTAGGAGTAGCCGAAGGAACTGCGCAGAAACACGATGACGGTCATCGAAATGCAGTGCAGTGCTGCACTGACAAATGGCACCCGCATTTGCAGCGGAGTTTGTGGGGTTTGCCTGTCCTTCATGAATAAAGCTGGGGGAAGACATGCCGGATGAAATTCTGCGTTGTCTTAGCGGTTTTGCTGGCGGTAACCCAACGCCGCCCTCCCTGGAATATGATGGCATCGACTTGCAGCTCACATTCCTCCCCGCCTGTGCGCAGCATGGTGAATTCCTGGGGCTGAATCAGATATTCAAAGACCTGGCTGCCCCCTGCACTCTGGTTCATCCCTCCCCCGCCTCGGGCTCCGGTTCCCTCAGACATGCCACCATAAAATTGAACCTGCCGGGTTCTTCCGATGGAGTCAGCCGCCCAGTTATTGGTGGTTGGGTCGCCATTGGCGTGGAAAATCTTGGTCTGGAGATTGCCCAGAAACGTCTCCGCCTCGGCCCTGGAATTGGCTCCTGAGAAGGTGGCCAGATAGCTGGGCAGGTTTTGGGTCAGATAAACGGTGCAAGCCCGCGAGCTGCGGGCGGTGCTTTGGAACAGCGCGTCATAAGAATTGACGAAGAACTGAGATTCGTCAGCCCAAAGGAAAACAGGGCGGATGGTTTTCTCTGCCTGAGCGCGGGGAACGCCTGGCGGAATTCGGCGTTCGACAGCCCTCTGCCAGACGAATTTGAATAGCACTTGGGCGAACTGGCCCAACTCGTTATATTCCTTCACGGGCAGATTCAAAATGATGATCCTGCCATTGAAGCTGTCCTCTGGGGTGAAATTGAGATCCGTGCAGAAAAGATCCCGGAGCATGCCCCGCAGGAAACAATCAGCCATGCTGGTGAAGGTGGAGACAATCACAGAGCGGGTTTCGACGGCGAGCCCAGGGAATTCCTTGAGCCAATAATCCCGCGTCAGTTCGTAATCCTGCACCCTCCCCTTTTCCTTGGCTTTGTCCTTGGAAACCTCAATCAACGTGAAGCAGACCGAATCTGACTGCCACTTTTCGTCAGCCGCCTCGGCAATCGAACGCGGTGCGGTAGCGATGATTTTATAGAGGGATGGGAGATCCACATCATCAGCCGCCAGGATGGCCAGATCAACGGCGTTGCGCAAAAGCTGCTTCAAGGTGCGCTGCCAATAGCTGTCATTGCCCCCGCCCTGACCATGTCTTCGGTCCGAGGCCTCGAGTACGCTACAAAAGAGATTAACGAGGTTTTCCGTATGCCCTGCCCCGATGCCTGGACGCCTCAGCTCATACCGGAGGAAGTTGAATTTGAGCGGTCCGCCCTGCTCCACAATGAGCAAATCTGTCTCTCTCCCCGCCTCCTTCGCGTATTGCTTCCAGGTAAGCACCTCGTCGGTTTTGGCGGTCAAAACCAGACCGCCCAGATTAGCTTCCATGAATGCGCGGGCAATAGCCTGCCCGCTACCTGAGGATTTGCCGGAACCTGTCCCACCGAAGATCTGCACGCCCTCAAAGGCATCCTTCATCAGCCACAAATTCTCCCGCTGCCGGTTCTTGGGGTCGGGGCTGAAATCGAGAAGCTCCTCGTCATTATCCGGCCAGTCTTTGACGACCGGCTGGGTCGGATGCCCCTGGCCAGTTCGACTATTTAAAGGGGGCGGAGGTCGGTCCATGCGGCAAAATAGGTCGAATTGAATCTAGCTGGATTGGGGCCAGCGGGCGAGCTGAATTGACATCCTAAGCTGTGCTTAGGGGAGATGTCTGAATGAAGAAAATTGCAATATTGCAACCTCGCAACCTCGCGAGGTTGTCTGCTGGCAACGGGGCAATCTCTGTTGCGATATTGTTACATTGCAACATCACTTGCGACCTCTCAACGTAGCAATCTTTCAACCCCGCATGCGATTTTGCTCGCAAGAGTGGAAGCGAGGTTTTTCTTCTGATAGGGTAGTGGAATGTTACGAGTCGTGTCTCATCAGAGCGCGGCGGCTGCCCGCCAATATTATGCCGAAGGGCTGAAGCGAGAGGACTATTATTCGGAGGGGCAGGAAGTCGCGGGCAAGTGGTATGGCAAGGCGGCAGAGAGACTTGGGCTTTCTGGCGGGGTAACCCCTGAGGCATTTGCAGCCC
Coding sequences:
- a CDS encoding RHS repeat-associated core domain-containing protein, translated to MDFSVDESGSDPVPLTSAYFSAETCDLVGVIGAASYYEDGGCSIEYDEYGEPYEYCGGGGDIYYTGSTSVTGALKAKLDSSLVKKGQASPPSYLPTAGGGGSTTDYAQMPTVLSQSYGLGTQTMLNGTKVALGTLIFEKALDAITAPSISDIKIVPYLATIGPFSGPVEYVRTPGGTGPVLQYKTENLLADLTTLTNGVQIRFYDLSVVSQTKNSTTHRYTTSGDPFAAHIITKVTVGGETGIQISSTENGVTKTHQSFATPNVDGSGARVTIDGDMKTEILDVRPNGAAGERIISTTVTRLLPGGGSVPVSVSENHYELVSWGQALVSSVSDPAGANLETQYFYNASGLLTSEIYPDGSWTSFVRDGNGEVTSTYRPWLDGPANPAAAAAGNSARTSYSISTQTDTMGYTISVTKTTIQSVLGTQVSKSVEIESRGVDPLGSGSVFIVESQSFHGTSSTPSEESTSVHEAVWDYDLQEHVRGRLLHTISPTGIVTTYTEGENGLTSRQTGTLASPEGVNGKSILEETITGEFGVTNQTTKIYSGSSYQTISVRETAYTAPTGYPITETFDGHTIRTLSRPDETTTIEVDAEGITTTRVEDGNGNLIEVSRNGVTTNYTWSSTLAGLPKQTTSKTAGLLTITSYQVTDLAGRLLESCDENGVVTTYAYSSGGRVITEYSPGTGGERRERTTTTYLDGQLKSITGSAVVDQFHNYEVVSGTDPILSKTILETAYFGDGYTLQTGNRSPRWQKTYTDGLGRKLLEERPGPASSTLAAAYHYNEAGQLIKMTQTAMADMLYSYDPDTGEQIMSGYDLDGSGVLELASNEPVSKTTRYYEQAAGEWWEITEQSRLTNDASATEGALTKRRRKFGVGLNSVVETTLPDGTVLTETTAINSLNHTRTVTATSNRSSLSGVQTWINGLLTSSSRLGSIGSVTYGYDDLERQTSVTPTGQTATTTQFVTGTHLPEIVSGPGGSFVYSYYGTSSPWVGQVQTVTDGELAVTNIAYTDRGDTAAVWGTATHPVRYEYNAFGEKWKMHTFRTDPANDTPITAGDVTEWVYEAASGLLEEKRDAANASVIYTHDFGVTGRVVQRAWARGGITTSSYDLAGRLTSVNYNDGVTPNVSYQYLRDGTLNQMTDAAGIHSYAYEGPARQEVTETISGSGLLSGYVMESASGHAGTNGYVEARRGAQVIYHSTRMHAADTGLLQSTTGVGGAWTYSYDSGSGTISEIGFTMTGGTPHVAVHERDTFGRVATIRYQHGDATDAWSSHGILGWSYSYHANSPQRREKTLPYRLAGGSPLPASPPSWSHAYNSRGEVASASRGDAEGDPISGQAWGYAYDAIGNRLTSTQSGHSTGYSANERNQYSSIAYPDSVEISGLTTQGVTRVAVNGQPATGRPPENGEPDGFSQWLSVPNAQQPKWLTVKVEASRPGEPPENAPLEMLRQGKLWVPSSQTSPAYDADGNLLFDGRWRYTWDLENRLVAVETDQAVALLPNAPARMRLEFAYDGNGRRVSKVVKRWQTGAEQWLTVGWWKFLHEGWNLVAELDALRGEAVERAYIWGKDLSGTMSGAGGVGGLLGLYDGRTGKVYSVCIEVNGNVMGLIDSTTGDLAARYDYNAFGKKITAVGPAAAVCPMGFSTKYKDVETGLVYYGYRYYAPEMGRWISRDPIEENGGINLYGMCGNDPVNGVDVLGLNMWQLNVVGSNPARDRTTGSSGAPVSGQHVAAMAAATEFFPMWSAQDGSEINAPKYLLDGDPSQDEAWVLLVAKTSRGRYRHGPGFPPPNGLRFGESRNPWSDRNSDQNWPAYLRNNVKIKMKDGGEIVVEQNPGEVWNVPSEGAANGLGSALAAQITYTQKRIEGGWELELTYSVSGGWSSEGVVNHNGSGFFPPSESGSPGLEQFIVGGGRVNDDMRHHPRSRPRDPQTGQGAPIRVKLKIRSYCGPKKPAN
- a CDS encoding ParA family protein, which gives rise to MIYGLTNSKGGVGKTTIAVHLAAWLVKKKRTVIFIDADPQSSASQWISELDLDIQLEKLSEPEEIIRRVAQLATDANDIVIDGPAGLSTTTRAIMLRSDRVFLPCGPSILDLRAASKAVLLLREAQKSRKGPPVGTIIPNKLQKRGRLSREMLGAAQKLGVPLLAGLSQRQSFVDAAGQAKVVWQMGASALVASHEMQQLMKEMTRG
- a CDS encoding replication initiator protein A gives rise to the protein MGRKIEGGIKEHQDLTRFTVSAADVAAKDQIDLMSRNWFSLVPGRTEPIDHKYVDQKTGMTESVRITGSKEHGGIATIHDQDLLLFAISQWVDAQRLGLATSRRIHFTPYQFFAWLKIAPHGTAYDRLKDALNRLKTTNIQTTVRAEIGKRTRNRIKQFSWITEWEITEEQGEVRGIEVVLAEWLFESIQNFHVLTLDKRYFEIPGGVERWLYLYARKATGGGAGIWKETFKSLYLKSASQQEYKHYASTLRKLIKKNELPGVRLEKVSSVQGKDMLLMERTDKRPLAEKLPAADREVQMALIEKTPLEEAWENVLEILNKHLGDATVNAWIRILNLVGYEDGTLTYRASTQFIVDTVEIQYKPRLMQAWESLGYDLKAIRFEVKSSKKGSASTVGSAKK
- a CDS encoding type IV secretory system conjugative DNA transfer family protein — its product is MDRPPPPLNSRTGQGHPTQPVVKDWPDNDEELLDFSPDPKNRQRENLWLMKDAFEGVQIFGGTGSGKSSGSGQAIARAFMEANLGGLVLTAKTDEVLTWKQYAKEAGRETDLLIVEQGGPLKFNFLRYELRRPGIGAGHTENLVNLFCSVLEASDRRHGQGGGNDSYWQRTLKQLLRNAVDLAILAADDVDLPSLYKIIATAPRSIAEAADEKWQSDSVCFTLIEVSKDKAKEKGRVQDYELTRDYWLKEFPGLAVETRSVIVSTFTSMADCFLRGMLRDLFCTDLNFTPEDSFNGRIIILNLPVKEYNELGQFAQVLFKFVWQRAVERRIPPGVPRAQAEKTIRPVFLWADESQFFVNSYDALFQSTARSSRACTVYLTQNLPSYLATFSGANSRAEAETFLGNLQTKIFHANGDPTTNNWAADSIGRTRQVQFYGGMSEGTGARGGGGMNQSAGGSQVFEYLIQPQEFTMLRTGGEECELQVDAIIFQGGRRWVTASKTAKTTQNFIRHVFPQLYS